A single genomic interval of Halobacillus halophilus DSM 2266 harbors:
- a CDS encoding DUF2164 domain-containing protein: protein MLPSLKKEEKDYVIAKVQEYFELERGEEIGDLAADQLLQLMIEELGPFLYNRGIQDARQMVEQKVMNLDEDLLSLTRPAGRPKR, encoded by the coding sequence ATGCTTCCATCTTTAAAAAAGGAAGAGAAAGACTACGTGATTGCCAAAGTGCAAGAGTATTTTGAACTTGAAAGAGGCGAGGAGATCGGTGATCTGGCAGCTGATCAGCTTCTACAATTAATGATCGAAGAGCTGGGTCCCTTCTTATATAACAGAGGGATTCAGGATGCACGTCAGATGGTTGAGCAAAAAGTGATGAATTTAGATGAAGATTTGTTGTCCTTAACGAGGCCGGCGGGTCGTCCTAAGCGCTAG